The Medicago truncatula cultivar Jemalong A17 chromosome 4, MtrunA17r5.0-ANR, whole genome shotgun sequence genome includes a region encoding these proteins:
- the LOC11416638 gene encoding uncharacterized protein isoform X1: protein MRTNIGGSEEIYQEMVEDEVKGTHKVPIGPIHKPIAQKAKSDSLVVKKAHVEIPAHIIAEAISTIRGIGLRWSGPITPKEMECVKQYVLAKYPEYANLIEGDGSGTDMSSFMINGEPLKLPLSDDSRKSLRPSYNFGSDPPEMDMTQLEPSRLLDILNKKSSFPGRFISIPEIQAQNKVLKHCGLPDAEYLVLFTPSYKDTMMLVGESYPFVKGNYCMTILGEQEDYIKEFAFYKKSKVIPAPKTWLDLRIRGSQLSQNFRRCKISPKGLFAYEADVNGKMHWISEARRNYWHVLLDASAMVVGKDRLHVGLHRPDFLVCCLDNTNSNPSRITCLLIRKKSFDTFQFFILVVDNVQLVS, encoded by the exons ATGCGAACAAACATTGGAGGATCTGAG GAAATATATCAGGAAATGGTAGAAGATGAAGTTAAGGGCACTCATAAAGTTCCTATTGGACCAATACACAAACCAATAGCACAGAAGGCCAAATCAGACAGTTTGGTCGTGAAG AAAGCACATGTGGAGATTCCTGCTCATATCATAGCTGAAGCAATATCAACAATCCGCGGTATTGGCCTTAGATGGTCAGGTCCAATTACACCGAAAGAAATGGAATGTGTAAAACAATATGTCCTAGCAAAGTATCCAGAATATGCAAATCTCATTGAAGGCGATGGAAGTGGTACAGATATGTCCAGTTTTATGATCAATGGGGAGCCTTTAAAATTACCACTGTCAGATGATAGTAGAAAGTCATTAAGACCATCTTATAATTTTGGAAGCGACCCTCCTGAAATGGATATGACACAGCTAGAGCCATCAAGACTACTTgatattctcaataaaaaatcaTCCTTTCCTGGAAGATTCATCTCGATCCCGGAAATTCAAGCTCAGAATAAGGTTTTGAAGCATTGTGGTTTGCCTGATGCTGAGTATTTGGTTCTGTTCACTCCAAGTTACAAAGATACTATGATGTTGGTAGGGGAAAGTTACCCTTTTGTTAAAGGAAACTACTGCATGACTATACTTGGTGAACAAGAGGATTATATTAAAGAATTTGCTTTTTATAAGAAGTCTAAGGTTATCCCAGCACCAAAGACATGGCTTGATTTAAGGATTAGAGGGTCTCAGCTAAGTCAAAATTTTAGGAGATGTAAGATTAGTCCAAAAGGTTTATTTGCTTATGAAGCAGATGTGAATGGGAAAATGCATTGGATTTCTGAGGCTCGTAGGAACTATTGGCATGTTTTGCTTGATGCATCTGCAATGGTTGTGGGAAAGGATAGGCTACATGTTGGACTTCATAGGCCTGATTTCTTAGTTTGTTGTCTTGATAACACAAATTCCAATCCTTCAAGAATCACTTGTCTATTGATCAGAAAGAAAAGTTTTGACACCTTCCAATTCTTCATCTTAGTAGTTGACAATGTTCAATTGGTATCATGA
- the LOC11416638 gene encoding uncharacterized protein isoform X2, with product MRTNIGGSEEMVEDEVKGTHKVPIGPIHKPIAQKAKSDSLVVKKAHVEIPAHIIAEAISTIRGIGLRWSGPITPKEMECVKQYVLAKYPEYANLIEGDGSGTDMSSFMINGEPLKLPLSDDSRKSLRPSYNFGSDPPEMDMTQLEPSRLLDILNKKSSFPGRFISIPEIQAQNKVLKHCGLPDAEYLVLFTPSYKDTMMLVGESYPFVKGNYCMTILGEQEDYIKEFAFYKKSKVIPAPKTWLDLRIRGSQLSQNFRRCKISPKGLFAYEADVNGKMHWISEARRNYWHVLLDASAMVVGKDRLHVGLHRPDFLVCCLDNTNSNPSRITCLLIRKKSFDTFQFFILVVDNVQLVS from the exons ATGCGAACAAACATTGGAGGATCTGAG GAAATGGTAGAAGATGAAGTTAAGGGCACTCATAAAGTTCCTATTGGACCAATACACAAACCAATAGCACAGAAGGCCAAATCAGACAGTTTGGTCGTGAAG AAAGCACATGTGGAGATTCCTGCTCATATCATAGCTGAAGCAATATCAACAATCCGCGGTATTGGCCTTAGATGGTCAGGTCCAATTACACCGAAAGAAATGGAATGTGTAAAACAATATGTCCTAGCAAAGTATCCAGAATATGCAAATCTCATTGAAGGCGATGGAAGTGGTACAGATATGTCCAGTTTTATGATCAATGGGGAGCCTTTAAAATTACCACTGTCAGATGATAGTAGAAAGTCATTAAGACCATCTTATAATTTTGGAAGCGACCCTCCTGAAATGGATATGACACAGCTAGAGCCATCAAGACTACTTgatattctcaataaaaaatcaTCCTTTCCTGGAAGATTCATCTCGATCCCGGAAATTCAAGCTCAGAATAAGGTTTTGAAGCATTGTGGTTTGCCTGATGCTGAGTATTTGGTTCTGTTCACTCCAAGTTACAAAGATACTATGATGTTGGTAGGGGAAAGTTACCCTTTTGTTAAAGGAAACTACTGCATGACTATACTTGGTGAACAAGAGGATTATATTAAAGAATTTGCTTTTTATAAGAAGTCTAAGGTTATCCCAGCACCAAAGACATGGCTTGATTTAAGGATTAGAGGGTCTCAGCTAAGTCAAAATTTTAGGAGATGTAAGATTAGTCCAAAAGGTTTATTTGCTTATGAAGCAGATGTGAATGGGAAAATGCATTGGATTTCTGAGGCTCGTAGGAACTATTGGCATGTTTTGCTTGATGCATCTGCAATGGTTGTGGGAAAGGATAGGCTACATGTTGGACTTCATAGGCCTGATTTCTTAGTTTGTTGTCTTGATAACACAAATTCCAATCCTTCAAGAATCACTTGTCTATTGATCAGAAAGAAAAGTTTTGACACCTTCCAATTCTTCATCTTAGTAGTTGACAATGTTCAATTGGTATCATGA